One window of the Anaerolineae bacterium genome contains the following:
- the infA gene encoding translation initiation factor IF-1, whose translation MAKQEEKLEVEGTVVEALPNTMFRVRLDTGHEVLAYLSGRMRKYYIRVLLGDRVRVEMSPYDLTRGRITYRYKKPSEG comes from the coding sequence ATGGCGAAACAGGAGGAGAAGCTCGAAGTCGAAGGCACGGTGGTCGAGGCTCTGCCGAACACCATGTTCCGCGTGCGGCTGGACACCGGCCATGAAGTGCTGGCGTACCTGTCCGGGCGCATGCGCAAGTACTACATCCGGGTACTGCTCGGGGACCGCGTGCGCGTGGAAATGTCCCCGTATGATTTGACGCGCGGGCGCATCACATACCGTTATAAGAAGCCCAGCGAGGGATAG